The proteins below are encoded in one region of Kazachstania africana CBS 2517 chromosome 6, complete genome:
- the POM33 gene encoding nucleoporin POM33 (similar to Saccharomyces cerevisiae YLL023C; ancestral locus Anc_4.36), with protein MTSKGSNPKLQKKTKPMEELMRLSKTLQFNWFIGHSIVFFSAIWYLFSFNPFFYRLAYVGVTLSFGIITYQQYFLKSIPKTAQTLLHDENILYFVMSIFWLFTPIFSISLLPYLSFSIFHSLKYVTNVLLPTVWKFNAEDKIITVLRNFITDYNEKCMYWVGTTEIITFIILFFKAILFYRRSWILLVVYTLFIKIRYEVSKYSKTAFAQWRVRLDGLISHPSVPIPVKKGYDCFKTNLIKFSNFKITQAAGAEPAATEKKNDHIYIYIYIYNSSLFLSWDLF; from the coding sequence ATGACTTCAAAAGGCTCTAATCCTAAGCTACAGAAGAAGACTAAACCAATGGAAGAACTAATGCGTTTGTCCAAGACTTTGCAGTTCAATTGGTTCATTGGTCATTCTATTGTGTTCTTCTCTGCCATTTGGTAtcttttcagtttcaaCCCATTCTTTTACCGTTTGGCTTATGTTGGTGTCACTTTATCTTTTGGTATAATTACGTACCAGCAATATTTTCTCAAATCAATTCCAAAGACTGCTCAAACTTTGTTGcatgatgaaaatattctttattttgTCATGTCAATCTTCTGGTTATTTACTCCAATTTTCAGTATTTCTCTATTACCTTACTTATCATTCTCCATCtttcattctttgaaatatgttACCAATGTCTTATTACCAACTGTTTGGAAGTTCAATGCAGAAGACAAGATCATTACTGTTTtgagaaatttcattactGATTACAATGAGAAGTGTATGTACTGGGTTGGTACCACCGAGATTATTACTTTTATtatcttatttttcaaagcaaTCTTATTTTACAGAAGATCATGGATTCTATTGGTTGTATATACTCTTTTCATCAAGATTAGATACGAAGTATCCAAATATTCGAAGACTGCTTTCGCTCAATGGAGAGTTAGATTAGACGGCTTAATTTCTCATCCTTCTGTTCCAATTCCAGTTAAGAAAGGTTATGACTGTTTTAAGActaatttgatcaaattttcaaattttaagatCACTCAAGCCGCCGGTGCTGAACCAGCAGCCactgaaa